A portion of the Trichoplusia ni isolate ovarian cell line Hi5 chromosome 12, tn1, whole genome shotgun sequence genome contains these proteins:
- the LOC113499534 gene encoding uncharacterized protein LOC113499534, whose amino-acid sequence MAKVSATLSVGTITVFSHEQQEWQLYKERLEQWFLANEIGVDVDKAGCKRRAIFLSNCSESSYKLIRDLALPRQVGTLSYAEIVALLDGHFNVKKCLFAERHKFHGATQHVGEGLPEWAARVRGLAVYCGFVSTNLDEQLRDRFVLGMAPGPERDKLFTKAMSELTLSKALEIAEGIRSARMGAQEANRQVDAGTQLQVMKLDTQHSAARGRSAQSRRMLTTACGERARDSYGNGGGSVGGECTACGYAGHQASSCRFVRYKCKKCGVQGHLKRMCKQTFNKQHYVECCGDAGDDVFAD is encoded by the exons ATGGCAAAAGTATCCGCTACATTGTCGGTCGGCACGATAACAGTGTTTAGCCATGAGCAGCAAGAATGGCAGTTATATAAAGAAAGGCTCGAACAGTGGTTTCTTGCAAACGAAATTGGGGTAGACGTGGATAAAGCCGGTTGTAAACGTCGAGCAATATTTCTGAGTAACTGCTCGGAATCAAGCTATAAACTAATTCGCGATCTAGCTTTACCGCGGCAAGTCGGTACCTTAAGCTATGCGGAAATAGTTGCATTATTGGATGGACATTTCAATGTGAAAAAATGCTTGTTCGCGGAGAGACATAAATTTCATGGGGCCACGCAACATGTCGGCGAAGGGTTGCCAGAGTGGGCGGCACGAGTACGTGGTTTGGCAGTATACTGTGGGTTCGTGTCAACAAACCTTGACGAGCAGCTTCGCGACCGTTTTGTGCTGGGCATGGCACCTGGACCAGAGAGAGATAAACTCTTCACCAAGGCGATGTCCGAGCTGACCCTGAGCAAGGCCTTGGAAATAGCTGAAGGCATACGCAGTGCTCGTATGGGAGCACAAGAAGCAAATCGGCAAGTGGACGCGGGTACGCAACTTCAAGTGATGAAGTTGGACACGCAGCATAGCGCAGCACGCGGACGCAGCGCGCAATCGCGCAGGATGTTAACCACAGCTTGCGGCGAGCGAGCTCGAGACAGCTACGGCAACGGCGGCGGCAGCGTCGGCGGCGAATGTACGGCCTGCGGCTACGCAGGTCATCAGGCATCGAGCTGCCGTTTTGTGCGTTATAAGTGCAAAAAGTGTGGCGTTCAAGGACATCTAAAGCGAATgtgtaaacaaacttttaataagcAACACTATGTCGAGTGCTGTGGGGATGCTGGTGATGACG TGTTCGCAGATTGA